The Phycisphaeraceae bacterium genome contains the following window.
CCCCAGCCTTGCGCAGCATCTCGATCGCCGACGCTGCCGATCCGCCCGTCGCCAGCATCGGATCGACCAGCACCACCGGCCCCGCGTCCAGATCGCTGGGCAACTTGTTCAGATAGGCCTTGGGTTCGAGCGTTCGCTCATCGCGAGCCAGCCCCAGATGCCCGACCCTCGCTTCAGGCATCACCTCCAGCACACCGTGCGCCATCCCAAGCCCCGCCCGCAGCACCGGCACAACCGTGATCGTCTGCGCCAGCCGCCGCCCCGTTGTCTGCTGCATCGGCGTCTCAACGACGACGTCCACCACTTCAAACGACCGTGTCACCTCATAGACCATCAGCCCGGCAATCTGAGCGAGCAACGCCCGGAAGGCTCGAAAACTGGTGGTCTTGTCGCGCATCCACGTCAGCTTGTGCTGAATCAGCGGGTGCTCGAAGACAATAAGGTTGGGAAAGACAGGATTGTGTGCCGCCATGCCCTCGATTCTAATACACTGGCGCTCCCCGCGTACGGAGACGAATCATGCCTGCCCTGGATCAGCCGACCCTCGACCGCCTCGCACTCGAAGCCGCCCTTGCCCAGGCCCTCAAATCCCGCGATGAAGGCGGCATCCCCATCGGAGCCGCTCTGCTCGATCCGCACGGGACCGTCCTCGCCCTGGGCCACAACCAGCGCGTCCAGCACAGCGACCCCACCGCACACGCCGAAATGGTCTGCATCCGTAGCGCCGGCCGACGCCGCGACTGGCACACCCTGACCATGGCAACCACCCTCAGCCCGTGCGCCATGTGTTCCGGATGTGCCGTCCTTCACCGCATCCCACGCATCGTCATCGGCGAAAGCAAAACATTCGTC
Protein-coding sequences here:
- the upp gene encoding uracil phosphoribosyltransferase is translated as MAAHNPVFPNLIVFEHPLIQHKLTWMRDKTTSFRAFRALLAQIAGLMVYEVTRSFEVVDVVVETPMQQTTGRRLAQTITVVPVLRAGLGMAHGVLEVMPEARVGHLGLARDERTLEPKAYLNKLPSDLDAGPVVLVDPMLATGGSAASAIEMLRKAGARDLRMICLVAAPEGVARLLAIDPDVRIYTAALDERLDERGFILPGLGDAGDRLYGTG
- a CDS encoding nucleoside deaminase yields the protein MDQPTLDRLALEAALAQALKSRDEGGIPIGAALLDPHGTVLALGHNQRVQHSDPTAHAEMVCIRSAGRRRDWHTLTMATTLSPCAMCSGCAVLHRIPRIVIGESKTFVGREDWLEQAGTQLIRLNDPRCIALMERFIADHPDLWNEDIAIPPGRGDV